The following are encoded in a window of Lactobacillus intestinalis genomic DNA:
- a CDS encoding O-antigen ligase family protein codes for MKEKTRTALFWFILIQPFLDLYWLYNGKLATILPFTLPTIIRILAVGILIGMFFSKKDSWQKLNKQKWLIAYLILLVVYSIFHLLHVRHFNSVNPNDYNYSTISEIFYLIRMFLPLSVIYFTRELEFTQEDFKKVIMGLSGLFSFTIVISNLFLISLRSYGDGFISANVFEWFFNQNIGYSHIASKGFFNFANMVSAILFMLLPLMLYFMFKEFNWKIVTLNAVQALAMLEIGTKVAAIGLIAGIIITLLIYFIHRFLIKNVHKNTQAVLAALIIEIASLAILPFSPAIQRYNYEIYLAHQSDHELKDETKELETGLKKYPQGKKRQEFLRTFIKENYHSYALNEKFVTKSYSYQYDPEFWLSIMKQPGETRMQNRYLERAMLDKVVATNNNKLDKFMGISYTRETNIFNLERDFTSQIYSLGWFGMILFIGPYVAILAYGILKWILNKNKRTYLITSILTAMVFMLAAAFSSGNVMDFLTASFILAFVSGFLLKEFAGESRTQRLFK; via the coding sequence ATGAAAGAAAAAACAAGAACTGCCTTATTTTGGTTCATACTTATTCAGCCATTTTTAGACCTTTATTGGCTCTATAATGGTAAGCTAGCCACGATTTTGCCATTCACACTACCGACAATCATTAGAATTTTAGCAGTGGGAATCTTAATCGGGATGTTTTTCAGTAAAAAAGACTCCTGGCAAAAGCTTAATAAGCAGAAATGGTTGATTGCCTATCTAATTTTGCTAGTTGTGTATTCAATCTTTCACTTATTACATGTGCGCCACTTTAATAGCGTCAATCCGAATGATTACAACTATTCCACCATCAGTGAAATTTTTTATTTAATTAGAATGTTTCTTCCACTCAGCGTAATTTACTTTACCCGTGAGTTGGAATTTACTCAAGAAGATTTTAAAAAAGTGATTATGGGATTGTCGGGATTATTTTCCTTTACAATCGTCATCAGTAATTTATTTTTAATTTCGCTAAGATCTTATGGCGACGGTTTTATTTCAGCAAATGTTTTTGAGTGGTTTTTTAATCAAAATATTGGCTATTCTCATATTGCTTCTAAAGGATTTTTCAATTTTGCCAATATGGTTAGCGCGATTTTGTTTATGTTGCTTCCGCTAATGCTTTACTTTATGTTTAAGGAATTCAACTGGAAAATCGTTACTTTAAACGCAGTTCAAGCCTTAGCCATGCTAGAAATTGGGACTAAAGTGGCGGCGATTGGTTTAATCGCGGGAATCATCATCACCCTTTTGATTTACTTTATTCATCGCTTTTTGATAAAAAATGTACATAAAAATACACAGGCTGTTCTGGCAGCTTTAATCATTGAAATTGCATCCCTGGCAATTCTTCCTTTCAGCCCTGCAATTCAGCGTTACAACTATGAAATTTACTTAGCTCATCAATCTGACCATGAATTAAAAGATGAAACTAAAGAACTTGAAACTGGTCTAAAGAAGTATCCTCAAGGTAAAAAGCGTCAGGAATTCTTACGGACATTTATTAAAGAAAATTACCATTCATACGCACTAAACGAAAAATTCGTTACGAAGAGTTATTCATATCAATATGATCCCGAATTCTGGCTATCTATTATGAAACAACCCGGTGAAACGCGAATGCAGAATCGCTATCTTGAACGCGCTATGCTCGATAAAGTGGTCGCTACTAACAACAATAAGCTTGATAAGTTCATGGGTATTTCTTACACGCGTGAAACTAATATCTTCAATTTAGAGCGTGATTTCACTTCACAAATTTATTCCTTAGGATGGTTTGGCATGATTTTGTTTATTGGCCCTTATGTTGCTATCTTGGCCTATGGAATCTTGAAGTGGATCTTAAACAAAAACAAACGCACTTATCTAATTACATCTATCTTAACTGCGATGGTTTTCATGTTAGCAGCTGCTTTTTCTTCAGGAAACGTAATGGACTTTTTAACGGCAAGTTTCATCTTGGCATTTGTTAGTGGATTTTTGTTGAAAGAATTTGCTGGTGAGTCAAGAACACAAAGATTATTCAAATAA
- a CDS encoding LVIS_2131 family protein, whose amino-acid sequence MISWNLLGILLWVIVILYLVFIIQNIRRRRIEMIIKKHQRFNWPNFILDVVEIVIFIVAALWLFNQTALDNPNLDDTSRITSSVKYEPLIMNTGSGNSSYVTINSSKKKNGSQTYTYYRAGSKITVSSDYATVSYGNNPMSVNAEKIPYELKKLKQMDEKYQRAYVAIYTARYEKNWQNGIGMHAGRIATQYYLIRIPDSTFVKQKRS is encoded by the coding sequence ATGATTAGTTGGAACTTGCTCGGGATTTTATTATGGGTCATTGTTATCCTTTATTTAGTGTTTATCATTCAAAATATTCGCCGTAGACGAATCGAAATGATTATTAAGAAACACCAACGCTTTAATTGGCCGAACTTTATTTTAGACGTGGTTGAAATTGTAATTTTTATTGTGGCTGCCCTATGGCTGTTTAATCAGACAGCGCTGGATAACCCTAACCTCGATGATACAAGCCGCATTACTTCCAGTGTGAAATATGAACCTTTGATTATGAACACTGGCTCAGGGAATTCAAGTTATGTGACCATCAATTCTTCTAAGAAAAAGAACGGTTCTCAAACTTATACTTATTACCGCGCTGGTAGTAAAATTACTGTCTCCAGCGATTATGCGACCGTATCTTATGGCAATAATCCGATGAGCGTTAATGCAGAAAAGATTCCATACGAATTGAAGAAATTGAAACAAATGGATGAAAAGTATCAAAGAGCATATGTGGCAATCTACACAGCACGCTACGAGAAGAACTGGCAAAATGGAATTGGAATGCATGCAGGAAGAATTGCGACGCAGTATTACTTGATTCGAATTCCTGATTCAACTTTTGTTAAACAAAAACGTAGTTAA
- the nrdI gene encoding class Ib ribonucleoside-diphosphate reductase assembly flavoprotein NrdI, with amino-acid sequence MVAIAFYSITGQTKKFVVKTGLEAHEIDDAWPQYDMGEDYILITPSYQDFMMDSLVDFLNYKDNKKHLVGIIGCGNRNFNDLFAQTAKKLSVTLKVPILYLMEFSGTDKDVKNVRKIVRGLAKGQSTKEVQKPKEMRGNISFLSDYR; translated from the coding sequence ATGGTAGCAATAGCATTTTATTCAATTACTGGGCAAACTAAGAAATTTGTTGTCAAGACAGGCTTAGAGGCCCATGAAATCGACGATGCGTGGCCACAATATGATATGGGAGAAGACTACATTCTTATTACACCTTCCTATCAGGATTTTATGATGGATTCGCTTGTTGATTTTTTAAATTATAAAGATAATAAAAAACACCTAGTTGGAATTATTGGTTGTGGCAACCGAAACTTTAACGATTTATTTGCGCAAACCGCCAAAAAACTATCGGTTACTCTTAAAGTTCCAATACTTTATTTAATGGAATTTAGTGGGACAGATAAGGACGTTAAAAATGTTCGCAAAATTGTTAGAGGACTTGCAAAGGGTCAAAGTACGAAAGAGGTACAAAAGCCCAAAGAAATGCGTGGAAATATTAGCTTTTTAAGTGACTACAGGTAA
- a CDS encoding ribonucleotide-diphosphate reductase subunit beta yields MTKKYRTINWNKIENRVDFSAWSRLNDFIWEPARVPVHKDKDEFNNLEPVIQDTFLKSFSSLAFLSSLQVKIGDDIVKKDSATQLEYSVFNALAYLESIANRGYNYVIQTLADPTQIDSMIEWAENSDILQDIATLIGDVYLKGSVLQKKIALSFVEMAVYHADYYTPLYIFGEGKLVRSAEIIKLAIRSTSFNAMYPGVKFRASFDNLSKEKQDDLKVWIDTFIANLAGLVEKHIDELYTNCGWNNEVKHYFRYTINKNYMNLGFPTPYPDDANTINPTIQQGVIKSADFEDFFYYQNSNRLTEFHEEH; encoded by the coding sequence ATGACTAAGAAATATAGAACAATCAATTGGAATAAAATTGAAAATCGAGTAGATTTCTCAGCTTGGTCTCGTTTAAATGATTTTATTTGGGAGCCAGCTCGAGTTCCAGTCCATAAAGATAAAGATGAATTTAATAATTTAGAGCCCGTTATTCAAGATACCTTCTTGAAATCTTTTAGCTCTTTGGCATTCCTCTCCAGTTTACAAGTTAAAATTGGAGACGATATTGTCAAAAAAGATTCCGCAACTCAACTTGAATACTCTGTTTTTAATGCTTTGGCTTACTTGGAGTCAATTGCTAATCGAGGCTATAACTATGTAATCCAAACTTTAGCAGATCCAACACAAATTGACAGCATGATTGAGTGGGCTGAAAATTCTGACATTTTGCAGGATATTGCCACTTTAATTGGGGATGTCTATTTAAAGGGGAGTGTTTTGCAAAAGAAGATTGCCTTATCATTCGTAGAAATGGCAGTCTATCATGCAGATTATTACACCCCTCTTTACATTTTTGGAGAAGGTAAATTAGTACGCTCGGCCGAAATTATCAAATTAGCTATTCGGAGTACTTCCTTTAATGCAATGTACCCTGGCGTTAAATTTAGAGCTTCATTTGATAATTTATCTAAAGAAAAGCAAGATGATTTGAAGGTTTGGATTGATACTTTTATAGCTAATTTAGCTGGCTTAGTCGAAAAGCACATCGACGAGCTCTACACGAATTGCGGATGGAATAATGAGGTAAAGCATTATTTCCGCTATACCATTAACAAAAATTACATGAACTTAGGATTTCCTACTCCTTACCCTGATGATGCCAATACCATCAACCCTACCATTCAACAAGGAGTAATTAAGAGTGCTGATTTTGAAGATTTCTTCTATTATCAAAACAGCAATCGTCTTACTGAGTTTCATGAAGAACACTAG